One stretch of Rattus norvegicus strain BN/NHsdMcwi chromosome 12, GRCr8, whole genome shotgun sequence DNA includes these proteins:
- the Spry3 gene encoding protein sprouty homolog 3 isoform X1: MATDDPQPILPIAQLRSVHASNDYVDRPPAPRKPTLSSPSLTLQTHKSDWSLATTPTALPRSVSQCHQLQPLPQHLSQSSIASSVSQTTTASDQRLLATMTPSPSGPSSILRTHPKVDGALKGGAEQSAGQSSDHRLFICEECGRCKCVPCTAVRPLPSCWVCNQRCLCSAESLLDYGTCLCCVQGVFYHCSTDDEDNCADEPCSCGPGSRFLRWAAMGVISVFLPCLCCYLPTRGCLRLCQRGYDSLRRPGCRCKMHTNTVCRKMSSGGSPCPKAQEKSV; this comes from the coding sequence ATGGCGACAGATGACCCCCAACCGATTCTGCCCATTGCACAGCTGCGCTCTGTTCACGCCAGCAATGATTACGTGGACCGGCCTCCGGCACCCCGCAAACCAACTCTTTCCAGCCCTTCCCTGACTCTGCAAACCCACAAGTCTGATTGGTCCCTGGCGACCACGCCCACCGCGCTCCCGCGCAGCGTCAGCCAGTGCCATCAGCTGCAAcccctgcctcagcatctcaGCCAATCCAGCATTGCCAGCTCCGTGTCGCAAACCACCACTGCCTCTGACCAAAGGCTCTTGGCCACCATGACACCCTCTCCTTCAGGCCCGTCGTCCATCCTCAGAACCCACCCGAAGGTCGACGGTGCTCTGAAGGGAGGAGCTGAGCAGTCGGCTGGGCAGTCCAGTGATCATCGCCTCTTCATCTGCGAGGAGTGCGGGCGCTGCAAGTGCGTCCCCTGCACGGCGGTCCGCCCCCTGCCCTCCTGCTGGGTGTGCAACCAGCGTTGCCTTTGCTCCGCCGAGAGCCTCCTCGACTACGGCACCTGCCTTTGCTGTGTCCAGGGCGTCTTCTACCACTGCTCCACCGACGACGAGGACAACTGCGCCGACGAGCCCTGCTCCTGCGGGCCCGGCTCTCGCTTCCTCCGCTGGGCGGCCATGGGTGTCATCTCCGTCTTCTTACCCTGCCTGTGCTGCTACCTGCCCACCCGGGGGTGCCTCCGCCTGTGCCAGCGGGGCTATGACAGCCTCCGACGGCCGGGCTGCCGCTGCAAAATGCACACCAACACCGTGTGCAGAAAAATGTCTTCCGGGGGCTCACCCTGCCCCAAGGCCCAAGAGAAGTCGGTATGA